A single genomic interval of Juglans regia cultivar Chandler chromosome 1, Walnut 2.0, whole genome shotgun sequence harbors:
- the LOC109006028 gene encoding BTB/POZ domain-containing protein At5g48800-like, which translates to MDRNDKQQILQHHHHQQRQQQQQLSLAKCARQPCNEWIFRDVPSDITIEVSGGTFPLHKFPLVSRSGRIRKLVAEHRDSDISTVELLNLPGGAEAFELAAKFCYGINFEITSMNVAQLCCVSDYLEMTEEFSKDNLGSRAEEYLEIIVCKNLEMCVEVLQQCENLLPLADELRIVSRCIDAIASKACAEQIASSFSRLEYSSSGRLHMNRQAKCDGDWWIEDLSVLRIDLYQRVMTAMKCRGVRPESIGASLVGYAQKELTKKSSLWNPSSQVKVDLLSGSTGHEKVVVETIVSLLPVEKLAVPITFLFGLLRSAVMLDCSVACRLDLERRIGSQLDIATLDDLLIPSFRNAGDTLFDVDTVHRILVNFSQQDDSEDDMEDASVFESDSPHSPSQSALFKVSKLVDNYLAEIAPDANLKLAKFMVIADTLPAHARTIHDGLYRAIDIYLKAHQGLPELDRKKLCKLIDFQKLSQEAGAHAAQNERLPLQSIVQVLYFEQIRLRNALSCSHGEDDHKPVHQSWRISSGALSAAMSPRDNYASLRRENRELKLELARLRMRLNDLEKEHVCMKRDMEKSNSRKFMSSFSKKIGKLSFFGHSYSRGSSSPSKHSHRTDSKVIERMCASTD; encoded by the exons ATGGACCGTAACGACAAGCAGCAGATTCTtcagcaccaccaccaccagcagaggcagcagcaacagcagctGTCGTTGGCCAAGTGTGCACGGCAGCCATGCAATGAATG GATTTTTCGGGATGTTCCAAGTGATATTACCATAGAAGTGAGTGGAGGAACATTTCCATTACATAAG TTCCCACTTGTATCTCGAAGTGGCCGAATCAGAAAGTTAGTTGCAGAACATAGGGACTCTGATATCTCAACGGTGGAGCTTCTTAATTTACCAGGAGGTGCAGAGGCATTTGAGTTGGCAGCAAAATTCTGCTACGGAATCAACTTTGAAATTACGTCTATGAATGTTGCACAGCTGTGCTGTGTTTCTGATTACCTTGAAATGACTGAAGAGTTTTCAAAAGATAATCTTGGTTCCCGTGCTGAAGAATATCTTGAGATTATTGTTTGCAAGAACCTTGAAATGTGTGTTGAAGTTTTGCAACAGTGTGAGAATCTACTCCCTCTTGCAGATGAGCTTAGAATAGTTAGCCGTTGCATAGATGCAATAGCCTCCAAGGCTTGTGCAGAGCAAATTGCCTCAAGCTTCTCACGCTTAGAGTACAGCAGCTCAGGGAGGCTTCATATGAACAGGCAAGCCAAGTGTGATGGGGACTGGTGGATAGAAGATCTCTCTGTTCTTCGGATTGACTTGTATCAAAGAGTCATGACAGCAATGAAGTGTCGCGGGGTCCGTCCTGAGAGTATTGGGGCATCACTTGTGGGTTATGCCCAGAAAGAGTTAACAAAGAAATCCAGCTTGTGGAATCCATCTAGCCAGGTGAAAGTTGATTTGCTTTCAGGTTCAACTGGACATGAAAAAGTTGTGGTTGAGACAATTGTCAGCCTCTTGCCTGTTGAGAAACTTGCTGTTCCAATCACTTTCCTTTTTGGGCTTTTGCGAAGCGCAGTGATGCTTGATTGCTCTGTTGCTTGTAGGCTTGATCTGGAGAGGAGAATTGGATCCCAGCTGGATATTGCTACTCTTGACGATCTTCTGATACCTTCTTTTAGGAATGCAGGTGATACCTTATTTGATGTTGATACAGTTCACAGGATTTTGGTAAATTTCTCACAGCAAGATGATAGTGAAGATGATATGGAAGATGCCTCTGTTTTCGAATCTGATAGTCCTCATTCACCTTCCCAATCTGCCTTGttcaaagtttcaaaattagTAGATAATTACCTTGCGGAAATTGCTCCTGATGCAAATCTCAAGCTTGCTAAGTTCATGGTTATAGCAGATACTTTACCAGCACATGCACGTACCATTCATGATGGGTTGTATCGAGCCATTGATATTTACCTGAAA GCACATCAAGGTTTACCAGAGTTGGACCGGAAGAAGCTATGCAAATTGATTGATTTCCAAAAACTTTCTCAAGAAGCTGGTGCACATGCTGCACAAAATGAGCGCCTCCCTCTCCAATCTATTGTACAAGTGCTCTACTTTGAGCAAATAAGGCTCCGAAATGCCTTGAGTTGCTCTCATGGAGAAGATGATCACAAACCAGTGCACCAGTCATGGCGGATCAGCAGCGGGGCACTAAGTGCAGCAATGTCTCCACGAGACAACTATGCATCACTTAGACGGGAAAACCGTGAGCTAAAACTTGAGCTAGCGCGGTTGCGAATGAGACTAAATGATCTTGAGAAAGAACATGTTTGTATGAAGAGGGATATGGAGAAGTCAAACTCTCGTAAATTTATGAGTTCGTTCTCAAAGAAAATTGGTAAACTGAGCTTCTTTGGACATAGTTATTCAAGGGGATCAAGTTCTCCATCAAAGCATTCACATAGAACTGACTCTAAGGTTATTGAGAGAATGTGTGCAAGCACAGATTAG